A portion of the Burkholderia sp. GAS332 genome contains these proteins:
- a CDS encoding transcriptional regulator, LysR family, which produces MRRLPPLNALQIFETVARHRSFTRAADHLCLTQGAVSRQIIALEDYYKFPLFKRHAKGLTLTAEGELLLPAVKESFARIEEISLRLTRQRTDLALKVPTCVMRWMLPKIMRFQAEYPELHVQITTTWQHDVDFQLEPFDAAIIYGSSPGVDVQAVPLFEERLTPVCAPDLLKDKPLNEVADLVRHTLLHPTRDHRDWKMWLAKVTEVDAANIQGIDAEHGPSFDTLDMATNVALQGFGVAISDLALIDEDVAAKRLVRPFDTVLKTGWRYYFVYPDSVAHQQKLNLFRDWIAAHWEE; this is translated from the coding sequence ATGCGACGTCTTCCGCCGCTCAATGCGCTGCAGATTTTCGAAACTGTCGCGCGGCATCGCAGCTTTACGCGCGCCGCTGATCACCTATGCCTGACGCAAGGCGCGGTCAGCCGGCAAATCATTGCGCTCGAGGACTATTACAAGTTTCCGCTCTTCAAGCGCCATGCAAAGGGGCTGACGCTGACCGCCGAAGGCGAATTGCTGCTGCCGGCCGTGAAGGAGAGCTTCGCGCGTATCGAAGAGATCTCGCTGCGCCTCACGCGTCAACGCACGGATCTCGCACTGAAAGTGCCGACTTGCGTGATGCGCTGGATGTTGCCGAAGATCATGCGTTTTCAGGCTGAATATCCCGAACTGCACGTTCAGATCACCACGACCTGGCAGCACGACGTCGACTTTCAGCTCGAGCCGTTCGATGCGGCAATCATCTACGGCTCGTCGCCGGGTGTGGACGTGCAGGCGGTGCCCTTGTTCGAGGAACGTCTGACGCCGGTGTGTGCGCCCGATCTGCTGAAAGACAAACCGCTGAACGAGGTGGCGGATCTGGTGCGCCACACGCTGCTGCATCCAACGCGTGATCATCGCGACTGGAAGATGTGGCTCGCCAAGGTAACCGAGGTGGACGCGGCGAATATACAAGGTATCGACGCCGAGCACGGCCCGAGTTTCGACACGCTCGACATGGCGACCAACGTCGCTTTGCAGGGCTTCGGTGTCGCCATCAGCGACCTTGCCTTGATCGACGAAGACGTCGCGGCCAAGCGCCTTGTGCGGCCGTTCGATACGGTGCTCAAGACCGGCTGGCGCTATTACTTCGTGTATCCGGATTCAGTCGCGCATCAGCAGAAGCTGAATCTGTTTCGCGACTGGATCGCGGCGCATTGGGAAGAGTAG
- a CDS encoding putative spermidine/putrescine transport system substrate-binding protein, giving the protein MQEIKRGRRQAIKAIGAALAASTLPMPFINLRAQEHNFSGKTLRLLTWSDDTGAAALRNIAATFAAKTGAKVIADRADGTSGMVAKVKAAGDRPTYDVITLAGVGAAGLGDAGLLMKPDLDKLPNLKDVAPPYRTGANGFGIGYLLWSDGLIYNTSTVKTAPSSYEALWDPKYAGRLFLPPPEWAEAVDLAIIAAKLNGGSQQNIEPGFKKLMQLKDRVMTLGENPNQVADLFRTGSLDIGGIYSPAFFPDQIRKPEYKMGVTYGMKEGFATQLMFTVIPKSHPADSDLIHAFINHSLDAGVQGRMAADVLNGPVNSKAVIPAESRAFVPSPQQIAEKAILHDDKALAVVQAAWIKRYTEIFSA; this is encoded by the coding sequence ATGCAAGAGATCAAACGGGGTAGAAGGCAGGCCATCAAGGCGATCGGCGCGGCACTCGCGGCGTCGACGCTGCCGATGCCGTTCATCAATCTGCGCGCTCAGGAGCACAACTTCTCCGGCAAGACGCTGCGCTTGCTGACCTGGTCGGACGACACCGGCGCCGCCGCGTTGCGCAACATCGCCGCCACGTTCGCGGCGAAGACCGGCGCGAAGGTGATCGCCGACCGCGCCGACGGCACCTCCGGCATGGTCGCCAAGGTCAAGGCCGCGGGCGATCGTCCGACTTACGACGTCATCACGCTGGCCGGCGTCGGCGCGGCGGGTCTCGGTGACGCGGGTCTCCTGATGAAGCCCGATCTCGACAAGCTGCCGAATCTGAAGGACGTCGCGCCGCCCTACCGCACGGGCGCGAACGGCTTCGGCATCGGTTATCTGCTGTGGTCGGACGGCTTGATCTACAACACGTCGACGGTCAAGACCGCGCCGTCTTCGTACGAAGCATTGTGGGACCCGAAGTACGCCGGACGCCTGTTTCTGCCGCCGCCCGAATGGGCCGAAGCCGTGGACCTCGCGATCATCGCCGCCAAATTGAATGGTGGCTCGCAACAGAACATCGAGCCCGGCTTCAAGAAGCTGATGCAGTTGAAAGACCGCGTGATGACGCTCGGCGAGAACCCGAACCAGGTGGCCGATCTGTTCCGCACCGGTTCGCTCGATATCGGCGGCATCTATTCGCCGGCCTTTTTCCCGGACCAGATCCGCAAGCCCGAGTACAAGATGGGCGTGACCTACGGCATGAAGGAAGGGTTCGCCACGCAACTCATGTTCACGGTGATCCCCAAGTCGCATCCGGCTGACAGCGATCTGATCCACGCCTTCATCAACCATTCGCTCGATGCCGGCGTGCAAGGCCGCATGGCTGCCGACGTGCTGAACGGCCCGGTCAATTCGAAAGCGGTGATTCCCGCCGAGAGCCGCGCGTTCGTGCCAAGCCCGCAGCAGATCGCCGAGAAAGCGATCTTGCATGACGACAAGGCGCTCGCCGTCGTGCAAGCGGCGTGGATCAAGCGCTACACCGAAATTTTCTCGGCATGA
- a CDS encoding putative spermidine/putrescine transport system permease protein, with the protein MTTMLARFSRRASSASDAASGDASGAASGTPGAASGAPDEPASTALAKARPWILLAPILLFLALLGAAALVVLRMSFGTQGNEWHGFTLQNYADLIDGYFLKSLWLTLKLAFQSMVCAVLLAIPVALAMARTKSRLARRLLLAGVLLPLLVNLLLQGYGWLIILGPAGLLNHALLASGLVERPVMWLYREHGVLLGLIQTAFPLAVLPLSSAMRAVSSSYEEAAATLGATRWQTLRHVLLPLAMPGLVSGALLVFAYNASAFAVPLLLGGRRVPMLAVLVHDQVAPLLNWPAASASGVVLMIATLTVMALSQRLVRRTQHLAEEPHA; encoded by the coding sequence ATGACGACGATGCTCGCGCGCTTTTCGCGGCGTGCCTCGTCGGCGTCGGACGCTGCGTCGGGTGATGCGTCAGGCGCGGCTTCCGGCACGCCCGGCGCCGCATCCGGCGCACCGGACGAGCCGGCCTCCACCGCACTCGCAAAAGCGCGGCCCTGGATCCTGCTCGCGCCTATCCTGCTGTTTCTCGCCCTACTCGGCGCGGCTGCGCTCGTCGTGCTGCGTATGAGCTTCGGCACCCAGGGCAACGAATGGCACGGCTTCACGCTGCAGAACTATGCCGATCTCATCGACGGCTATTTCCTGAAGTCGTTGTGGCTCACACTGAAGCTCGCGTTCCAAAGCATGGTTTGCGCCGTGCTGCTGGCCATCCCCGTCGCCCTGGCGATGGCGCGCACCAAGTCGCGGCTGGCGCGGCGGCTGTTGCTGGCGGGTGTGCTATTGCCCTTGCTCGTCAATCTGCTGCTGCAAGGTTATGGCTGGCTGATCATTCTCGGCCCGGCCGGTCTGCTCAATCACGCGTTGCTTGCAAGCGGCCTCGTCGAGCGCCCGGTGATGTGGCTGTATCGCGAACACGGTGTGTTGCTCGGGTTGATTCAGACGGCGTTTCCGCTGGCCGTGCTGCCGTTGTCGAGTGCGATGCGCGCGGTTTCGAGCTCGTATGAAGAAGCCGCGGCCACGCTCGGCGCAACGCGTTGGCAAACGCTGCGTCACGTGTTGCTGCCGCTCGCCATGCCAGGTCTCGTGTCCGGCGCCCTGCTCGTGTTCGCCTACAACGCCAGCGCCTTCGCCGTGCCCCTGCTGCTCGGCGGACGCCGCGTGCCGATGCTCGCCGTGCTGGTCCATGACCAGGTCGCGCCTTTGCTGAACTGGCCCGCCGCGTCCGCATCGGGCGTCGTATTGATGATCGCGACGCTCACGGTGATGGCGCTGTCGCAGCGCCTCGTGCGCCGTACGCAACATCTTGCCGAGGAGCCTCACGCATGA
- a CDS encoding putative spermidine/putrescine transport system permease protein, which yields MSTPIQTPRLARSPRSPRLPRLPRLPTTMPGQLGKATALLAAVVLFLAALPILTMITMSFSAADTLEFPPHAYGLHWYRAAWHGFVSPDASDSLSMGAALSTSLIVALSTMVIATLVSVPAAYALSRYRFRGKPAVEQLVALPLVYPLVMLGLSLLLVFNVLPVELGVFRLIIAHVILALPFTVKNCAASVASIGPEFEEAACVMGASPSRALLDVILPLMRPGILAGMLFAFIVSFNEFTVTFFLYGIDTMTLPVWLYSRTVSSLDPTVFCFAVFIVAIDFALIWLLEKLIGDEGVAL from the coding sequence ATGAGCACGCCGATCCAGACTCCGCGCCTGGCACGCTCGCCACGTTCACCACGCCTGCCGCGTTTGCCGCGCTTGCCCACCACCATGCCCGGCCAGCTCGGCAAGGCCACCGCGCTGCTCGCCGCCGTCGTGCTGTTTCTCGCCGCGCTGCCGATCCTGACGATGATCACGATGTCGTTCAGTGCCGCCGACACGCTCGAATTCCCGCCGCACGCCTACGGCCTGCATTGGTACCGCGCGGCATGGCACGGTTTCGTCTCGCCGGATGCGAGCGACTCGCTCTCCATGGGCGCCGCGCTCAGCACGAGCCTGATCGTCGCGCTCTCGACGATGGTCATCGCCACGCTCGTCTCGGTGCCCGCCGCCTACGCGCTGAGCCGCTACCGCTTTCGCGGCAAGCCCGCGGTCGAACAACTGGTGGCGTTGCCGCTCGTCTATCCGCTGGTGATGCTCGGTTTGTCGCTGTTGCTGGTGTTCAACGTGCTGCCGGTCGAACTCGGCGTATTCCGCCTGATCATCGCGCATGTGATTCTGGCGCTGCCGTTCACCGTGAAAAATTGCGCGGCGTCGGTGGCTTCGATCGGCCCGGAGTTCGAGGAAGCGGCCTGCGTGATGGGCGCGAGCCCGAGTCGCGCGCTGCTCGACGTGATCCTGCCGCTCATGCGCCCCGGCATTCTCGCCGGCATGCTGTTCGCCTTCATCGTCTCGTTCAACGAATTCACGGTGACCTTCTTCCTGTACGGCATCGACACGATGACGCTGCCGGTGTGGCTCTACAGCCGCACGGTGTCGTCGCTGGATCCGACCGTGTTCTGTTTCGCCGTATTCATCGTCGCGATCGACTTCGCGCTGATCTGGCTGCTTGAAAAGCTGATCGGCGACGAAGGGGTGGCGCTTTGA